One Oryza glaberrima chromosome 11, OglaRS2, whole genome shotgun sequence genomic region harbors:
- the LOC127755691 gene encoding serine carboxypeptidase-like 19: protein MKAPVGQTSKSANVTIGNTGKGSGYGFSFSRDPKRYDVGDVSASLQLVKFLSNWFGGHPEYLTNPFYVGGDSYAGKIVPFIAQKISEDIEAGVRPTLNLKGYVVGNPTRGERIDYESKVPYLHGVGIISDQLYETIMERCKGEDHNNPKNVICKQALTRFNDLLNEVSKPHILYKKCIYMSLIPKFESMDRKILKEELGILKHRPLCPSIQCVSYSNYLSYFWANDNVTREYLGIKKGSVDEWIRCHDNDLPYTKDIKSSIQYHHNVTLNGYRALVYSGDHDTVLPFLGTQTWVRSLNYPIVDDWRAWHVDVQSAEFTVAYGNNLTFATVKGGGHTGPEYQPGRCSAMFRRWISNMPL from the exons atgaaggcacctgtaGGGCAGACTTCCAAGTCTGCTAATGTAACCATTGGTAACACTGGAAaaggaagcgggtatg gcttctccttctccaggGATCCCAAGAGGTACGACGTCGGCGACGTCTCAGCGTCACTGCAGCTCGTGAAATTCCTCTCCAAC TGGTTCGGTGGCCATCCTGAGTACCTCACGAATCCGTTCTACGTCGGGGGAGACTCTTATGCCGGAAAGATCGTCCCATTTATCGCGCAGAAGATCTCAGAAG ATATTGAAGCGGGGGTAAGACCGACTCTTAATCTCAAG GGCTATGTAGTAGGCAATCCAACTAGAGGCGAAAGGATCGACTACGAATCAAAGGTGCCATATCTCCATGGTGTCGGAATCATTTCAGATCAATTGTACGAG ACAATAATGGAACGCTGCAAAGGGGAGGACCACAACAACCCCAAGAACGTGATTTGCAAACAAGCTTTGACTAGGTTTAACGAT CTACTAAATGAAGTTTCAAAGCCCCACATTTTGTACAAGAAGTGCATTTATATGTCTCTCATCCCAAAATTTGAGAGCATGGACAGAAAGATCCTGAAAGAGGAGCTTGGAATACTAAAGCATCGACCTCTGTGCCCTTCAATACAATGTGTT AGCTATTCCAACTATTTGTCATATTTTTGGGCCAACGATAACGTCACACGAGAGTATCTCGGAATCAAGAAG GGAAGCGTGGATGAATGGATTAGATGCCACGATAACGATCTACCGTACACCAAAGATATCAAGAGCAGCATACAGTACCATCACAATGTTACATTAAATGGTTATCGTGCTTTAGTATACAG CGGTGACCATGATACCGTTTTGCCATTTCTTGGTACACAAACCTGGGTGAGGTCACTCAACTATCCCATTGTAGATGACTGGAGAGCTTGGCATGTGGATGTCCAGTCCGCAGA ATTCACCGTAGCATATGGAAACAACCTGACATTTGCTACTGTTAAG GGTGGTGGACATACTGGACCAGAGTACCAGCCGGGGAGATGCTCAGCCATGTTTAGGCGCTGGATTTCAAACATGCCACTGTGA